A part of Gemmatimonas groenlandica genomic DNA contains:
- a CDS encoding OsmC family protein: protein MRRSGKAVWHGTGLEGSGSLTTPSGVLAEQPYSTKMRFADAEGRSGTNPEELIAAAHAGCFAMALSFQLTGAGFAPTALHVESVITMAQQGNDWSMSGIVLTLDAVVPGIDDATFREKANAAKVGCPVSKALSAVPITLEATLHAE from the coding sequence ATGCGTCGTAGCGGAAAGGCCGTTTGGCACGGCACAGGATTGGAAGGGTCGGGGAGCCTCACCACGCCGAGCGGCGTGTTGGCGGAGCAGCCGTACTCTACGAAGATGCGGTTTGCCGACGCCGAGGGGCGGAGCGGTACCAACCCCGAGGAGCTGATCGCGGCGGCGCATGCCGGATGCTTTGCCATGGCCCTGTCGTTTCAGCTCACCGGCGCGGGCTTCGCGCCCACCGCGCTGCACGTAGAGTCGGTGATCACCATGGCGCAGCAGGGCAACGACTGGTCGATGAGTGGGATCGTGCTCACGCTGGATGCGGTCGTGCCGGGCATCGACGACGCGACCTTCCGTGAGAAGGCGAACGCAGCGAAGGTGGGCTGTCCGGTGTCGAAGGCGCTGTCGGCGGTGCCGATCACGCTCGAAGCGACGCTGCACGCGGAGTAA
- a CDS encoding DUF4175 family protein produces the protein MSPDRQLLITLGALRRQWRQRILLESLVWIGASVLLAVLATMLVLTVFSGDGRAPIIARVIGYALIAAAFIRGLVLPLTRRASDERFALYVEERAPQLKQALITAVQEAHVPESERQSGALSARLMSRASAAIAPLQQRAALERPRMVRAGQMLGGVAAVAALMFVAGPARLREGAKLLFVPFGTAEAAVPVRALNIEPGNVAVPRGGAIEVHAALIGFAADGAELVFRSDSASEWQRLPMSPEADSSRFRSRLFDITKPTEYYVESADVRSPTYKLTVNDLPAVSNVSLDLNFPAYSGMPAEHVEDGGDVAAIVGTTVVVHANVTRKVASGVLRFDDGTTAPMTIEGDSAVAGRFKVAKSGFYHVDLITTDGTTVAGSVEYVIDAIPDRGPRVTIEEPGRDTKASNTDEVTVAVQASDDLGVVALELRYRVNGGAEKRIVMQDSTTRRPRDARAAHTLFLEEMSLVPGDLVAYHAVAKDGSGHTGSSDVYFLEVRPFSKDYRQAEQQGGGGGGGGGPQGESPEGFVARQKEVVAGTFNWLRDSSSTVDKKRRENITTLTIAEGRLREEVTKLATSLKERGLAAGDTMFAKIRVETEAAAASMKLAEEQLGRGRGTDALPLEQKALQHLQRAEALYRDVQVQMGGGGGGGGGGGGGGQKAEDLADLFELENDKLRNQYEAVQQQSQSQQSAQQAVDETLEKLRQLAQRQQQENERMQRQAEAMRQRLGQQQSGGASGSSGGAASSSGRGQQGGQQGGQQGQQGQPANSGAQRELARQAEEEARRLERLSREQNNPELANAAQRLQQAADAMRRASSGSAAQGSAALEELNRAARNLEGTRSNELNRGVQQLAERARDLEARQQEIAEGVKSMAGAAPNTRNEQQRKLGEQKDALGNDVRKLEADADRLAREARRDQPKAAGKLGEAAETIRDTRVADKIDFSKQVIRGGSAEYASQFEGQIGENLKDVAERLRAATGAMSGESAARTQERTLERTRALVEGLESLRDRVADKQGQQGGQQGAQGQQSGQQGQQGQPGKQGQQSGQQGQQGQQGQQGQGQGQQQGQGQQGQGQGQQQGQGQGQGQGQQGGQQANGGRGGNSNGAPRAGGTPNGGMPSGQSSPNGNDGGMMPAGTPEQFAREFRLRRENAEGLRREAAAQGVDTRELDRAIEGLRQLENSRAFGDPKGLEQLQTAMLERLKNFEFALYRSVGLGADGRPAAGARAAAPAEYRALVEEYYRVLAGSKRRP, from the coding sequence TACGTGGAAGAGCGTGCCCCGCAACTCAAGCAGGCGCTGATCACGGCGGTGCAGGAAGCGCATGTGCCGGAAAGTGAGCGTCAGTCGGGTGCGTTGTCGGCGCGGTTGATGTCACGAGCGAGCGCGGCGATTGCGCCGCTGCAGCAGCGTGCGGCGCTGGAGCGTCCGCGCATGGTGCGCGCCGGGCAGATGCTGGGTGGTGTGGCCGCGGTGGCGGCACTGATGTTCGTGGCCGGTCCGGCGCGTTTGCGTGAAGGCGCGAAGCTGTTGTTCGTGCCCTTTGGTACGGCCGAAGCGGCGGTGCCGGTGCGTGCGCTCAACATCGAGCCGGGCAACGTGGCGGTGCCTCGTGGCGGCGCCATTGAAGTGCATGCGGCGCTGATTGGCTTCGCTGCGGACGGCGCAGAGCTGGTGTTCCGCAGCGATTCGGCGAGTGAGTGGCAGCGCCTCCCGATGAGCCCCGAAGCCGATTCGTCGCGCTTCCGCTCGCGGCTGTTCGATATCACGAAGCCCACCGAATACTACGTCGAGTCGGCCGACGTACGGTCGCCGACGTATAAGCTCACGGTGAACGACCTGCCGGCGGTGTCGAACGTGTCGCTCGATCTCAACTTCCCGGCGTACAGCGGCATGCCGGCGGAGCATGTGGAAGACGGCGGTGACGTGGCCGCGATCGTGGGGACGACGGTGGTGGTGCACGCCAACGTGACGCGGAAAGTCGCGAGCGGCGTACTGCGTTTCGACGATGGCACCACGGCGCCGATGACCATCGAAGGCGACAGCGCCGTAGCCGGTCGTTTCAAGGTGGCGAAGAGCGGATTTTATCACGTGGATCTGATTACCACGGACGGCACCACGGTGGCCGGTTCGGTGGAGTACGTGATCGATGCGATTCCTGACCGCGGGCCGCGTGTCACGATCGAGGAGCCGGGACGCGATACGAAGGCCTCGAACACCGATGAAGTCACGGTGGCTGTGCAGGCCAGCGATGACCTGGGTGTGGTCGCGCTGGAGCTGCGCTATCGCGTGAACGGTGGCGCCGAGAAGCGCATCGTGATGCAGGACAGCACGACGCGCCGGCCGCGGGATGCTCGCGCCGCGCACACGCTGTTCCTGGAGGAGATGTCGCTGGTGCCGGGCGACTTGGTGGCGTATCACGCCGTGGCGAAGGATGGGTCGGGCCACACCGGCAGCAGCGATGTGTACTTCCTCGAAGTGCGTCCGTTCTCGAAGGACTATCGTCAGGCCGAACAGCAGGGTGGTGGCGGCGGCGGCGGTGGCGGTCCGCAGGGCGAATCGCCCGAAGGCTTCGTGGCGCGGCAGAAGGAAGTCGTAGCCGGCACCTTCAACTGGCTGCGTGACAGCAGCAGCACCGTCGACAAGAAGCGTCGCGAGAACATCACCACGCTGACGATTGCCGAAGGACGACTACGCGAAGAGGTGACGAAGCTGGCGACCAGTTTGAAAGAGCGCGGCCTGGCGGCAGGTGATACGATGTTTGCCAAGATCCGCGTGGAGACCGAAGCGGCGGCGGCATCGATGAAGCTGGCCGAAGAACAGCTGGGCCGTGGACGCGGCACGGACGCGTTGCCACTGGAGCAGAAGGCGCTGCAGCATCTGCAGCGCGCCGAAGCATTGTACCGCGACGTGCAGGTACAGATGGGCGGTGGTGGGGGAGGCGGCGGTGGTGGTGGTGGTGGCGGTCAGAAGGCCGAAGACCTGGCTGACCTGTTCGAGCTCGAGAACGACAAGCTGCGCAATCAGTACGAGGCCGTGCAGCAGCAGTCGCAATCGCAGCAGAGTGCGCAGCAGGCCGTCGACGAAACGCTGGAGAAGTTGCGGCAACTCGCGCAGCGTCAGCAGCAGGAGAACGAGCGCATGCAGCGTCAGGCTGAGGCCATGCGCCAGCGGCTGGGGCAGCAGCAGAGCGGCGGCGCGTCGGGCAGCAGTGGCGGTGCCGCATCGAGCAGTGGCCGCGGACAGCAAGGCGGCCAGCAGGGTGGACAGCAAGGCCAGCAGGGACAGCCGGCCAACAGCGGCGCGCAGCGAGAGTTGGCGCGTCAGGCGGAAGAAGAGGCACGCAGATTGGAGCGCTTGTCGCGCGAGCAGAACAACCCCGAACTGGCCAACGCGGCGCAGCGACTGCAGCAGGCGGCTGACGCGATGCGTCGCGCGTCGAGCGGATCGGCGGCGCAGGGCAGCGCGGCGTTGGAAGAGTTGAACCGGGCGGCGCGCAATCTCGAGGGCACGCGATCCAACGAACTCAATCGTGGCGTGCAGCAGTTGGCCGAGCGCGCGCGGGATCTGGAAGCGCGTCAGCAGGAGATCGCTGAGGGCGTGAAGTCGATGGCGGGTGCGGCGCCGAACACGCGCAACGAACAGCAGCGGAAGTTGGGCGAGCAGAAGGACGCGCTTGGCAACGACGTGCGCAAACTGGAAGCCGACGCCGATCGGTTGGCGCGTGAGGCACGGCGCGATCAGCCCAAGGCAGCGGGCAAGCTGGGCGAAGCGGCGGAAACGATTCGCGACACGCGGGTGGCCGACAAGATCGACTTCAGCAAGCAGGTCATTCGCGGCGGCTCGGCGGAATACGCGTCGCAGTTCGAAGGGCAGATCGGCGAGAACCTGAAGGACGTGGCGGAGCGTCTGCGGGCGGCCACGGGCGCGATGTCGGGCGAGTCGGCGGCGCGGACGCAGGAACGCACGCTGGAGCGCACGCGGGCGCTCGTGGAGGGTTTGGAGTCACTGCGGGACCGCGTGGCCGACAAACAAGGCCAGCAAGGGGGCCAGCAGGGCGCACAGGGGCAGCAAAGCGGCCAGCAAGGGCAGCAGGGCCAACCGGGGAAGCAAGGCCAGCAGAGTGGCCAGCAGGGCCAGCAGGGGCAGCAGGGCCAGCAGGGGCAAGGACAGGGTCAACAGCAGGGGCAGGGTCAGCAGGGACAGGGCCAAGGCCAGCAGCAGGGGCAGGGCCAAGGACAGGGTCAGGGCCAGCAAGGCGGCCAACAGGCCAACGGCGGTCGCGGCGGCAATTCAAACGGCGCGCCGCGGGCCGGTGGCACGCCCAATGGCGGCATGCCTTCCGGGCAGTCGTCGCCGAACGGCAACGACGGCGGCATGATGCCGGCGGGCACGCCGGAACAGTTCGCGCGCGAATTCCGGTTGCGTCGTGAGAACGCCGAAGGGCTCCGCCGCGAGGCGGCGGCCCAGGGCGTGGACACGCGCGAACTCGATCGCGCCATCGAAGGGCTGCGCCAACTCGAGAACAGCCGTGCGTTCGGTGACCCGAAGGGACTCGAGCAACTGCAGACCGCGATGCTCGAGCGCCTCAAGAACTTCGAGTTCGCGTTGTATCGCTCGGTGGGACTGGGCGCCGATGGTCGGCCGGCGGCGGGCGCACGTGCCGCCGCACCGGCGGAATATCGCGCGCTGGTCGAGGAGTACTACCGCGTGCTGGCGGGGTCGAAGCGGCGGCCGTAG